A stretch of the Nitratireductor thuwali genome encodes the following:
- a CDS encoding SDR family oxidoreductase, giving the protein MTKSGKIALITGGAKRIGAAIARDLAVHGFAVAIHCGRSRGEAVELARELEESGGRAVVLQADLADARAANALVGQTEKALGLPDIIVNNASVFEEDAVTDFDDEVWNRHFDVHVKAPALLARALAASLPADREALIVNMIDQRVWQLTPRFFSYTLSKSALWTATRTMAQALAPRIRVNAIGPGPTLPNRRQEQADFDRQTEALLLGRGPSLDEFGAAVRFLWEARSVTGQMIALDGGQHLAWETPDVAGVNE; this is encoded by the coding sequence ATGACAAAATCCGGCAAAATCGCCCTCATCACCGGCGGGGCTAAGCGAATCGGCGCAGCGATAGCGCGAGATTTGGCCGTCCACGGATTCGCGGTCGCGATCCATTGCGGCCGTTCGCGCGGCGAAGCCGTCGAGTTGGCACGGGAGTTGGAGGAAAGCGGAGGCCGCGCCGTGGTCCTGCAGGCTGATCTTGCAGACGCTCGCGCGGCAAATGCGCTTGTCGGCCAAACGGAAAAGGCGCTCGGCCTGCCGGATATCATCGTCAACAACGCATCGGTTTTCGAAGAGGACGCGGTGACCGACTTCGACGACGAAGTCTGGAACCGGCACTTCGACGTGCATGTGAAGGCGCCGGCCCTCCTGGCGCGCGCGCTCGCGGCCTCGTTGCCGGCGGACCGGGAAGCGCTCATCGTCAATATGATCGATCAGCGGGTCTGGCAGCTCACGCCCCGTTTCTTCAGCTATACGCTCTCCAAATCCGCGCTGTGGACGGCGACGCGCACCATGGCGCAGGCGCTTGCGCCACGCATCCGCGTCAACGCCATCGGGCCCGGCCCTACCCTGCCCAACCGGCGGCAGGAGCAGGCGGATTTCGATCGCCAGACCGAGGCGCTGCTGCTCGGGCGCGGCCCTTCGTTGGACGAGTTCGGGGCGGCGGTGCGTTTTCTGTGGGAAGCACGCTCGGTGACAGGGCAGATGATCGCGCTCGACGGCGGCCAGCATCTCGCCTGGGAAACGCCGGATGTCGCGGGGGTGAACGAATGA